One part of the Humulus lupulus chromosome 9, drHumLupu1.1, whole genome shotgun sequence genome encodes these proteins:
- the LOC133799665 gene encoding uncharacterized protein LOC133799665: MSHASRTRSKATASSSTTVAKKGGKQGKPSPPKKSPPAKKLKITPPVCSSSEADQSEDPFGEAANSSEHSSSESTKRSESTQELEDIIAFKERVVELEDGFDASNTPSKPSEPLPFESKGKKPMIFPSPIACKVLTKNIDSGSSFVPHSHYFCYNDHERDMVYYANRKVICEKNFDLAAHMVFGVIVKDFAIALNLPIGVIPDTLEFDKDLVLSELVGQKVSWNPSTSLSITDLTHTYAMLMRFALSNWMPSSNPVVVSQELAFFLFKIGSGAQIDLPSLIMDQIVSLRKAKKKGFNLFFPQLIFKILSSQKDVLMPNESVEISPSSPTFKSFEGKDQVSKKSKFMVIPSVSTATAAVPSGVGPETSEMLAVKTNLTLVQNQLGTLEATQQAILAQLTALAKGV, encoded by the exons ATGTCGCATGCTTCCCGGACTCGCTCCAAAGCAACTGCCTCTAGTTCAACGACAGTCGCGAAGAAAGGAGGAAAACAAGGCAAGCCTTCTCCTCCAAAGAAATCTCCTCCAGCGAAGAAACTCAAAATCACTCCACCTGTATGTTCTTCCTCTGAGGCTGATCAATCTGAAGACCCATTTGGTGAAGCAGCCAATTCTTCTGAGCACTCAAGTTCTGAGAGCACCAAAAGGTCCGAATCTACCCAAGAACTTGAAGATATAATTGCCTTTAAAGAACGCGTTGTTGAATTAGAGGATGGTTTTGATGCATCAAATACTCCATCTAAGCCTTCTGAACCTCTACCTTTCGAATCCAAGGGAAAGAAGCCCATGATTTTTCCTAGTCCAATTGCCTGTAAGGTTCTAACCAAAAACATTGATTCAGGTTCATCTTTTGTTCCTCATTCTCATTATTTTTGCTATAATGATCATGAAAGGGATATGGTTTATTATGCAAACCGTAAAGTTATTTGTGAAAAGAATTTTGATCTTGCTGCTCATATGGTGTTTGGGGTGATTG TTAAAGATTTTGCTATTGCTCTAAATTTGCCCATTGGTGTCATTCCAGATACCCTTGAATTTGATAAGGACCTAGTCCTTTCGGAGCTTGTAGGACAAAAGGTATCATGGAATCCAAGCACATCACTCTCCATTACTGATCTCACACACACCTATGCTATGCTTATGCGGTTTGCACTGTCGAACTGGATGCCATCCTCTAATCCAGTTGTTGTGTCTCAAGAATTGGCATTCTTTCTATTTAAGATTGGTTCTGGTGCACAGATAGATCTTCCTTCCTTAATTATGGACCAAATTGTTTCTCTAAGGAAGGCGAAAAAGAAGGGTTTCAACCTATTCTTTCCACAACTCATCTTTAAGATTCTGTCATCTCAGAAAGATGTCCTGATGCCAAATGAGTCAGTTGAGATTTCTCCTTCTAGTCCCACATTCAAGTCATTTGAAGGGAAAGATCAAGTATCGAAGAAGTCCAAGTTCATGGTGATTCCCTCTGTTTCCACTGCCACTGCTGCTGTTCCATCTGGTGTTGGTCCTGAGACATCAGAAATGCTCGCTGTCAAGACTAATCTTACACTAGTACAAAATCAACTTGGAACATTGGAGGCCACTCAACAAGCAATCCTCGCTCAGCTGACGGCCTTAGCCAAGGGTGTTTAG